In the genome of Hymenobacter taeanensis, one region contains:
- the lysA gene encoding diaminopimelate decarboxylase, producing the protein MSFQLPAEFKSQPTPFYYYDLALLDQTLAALTAAARPGNFQVHYALKANSNLPILQRIQQAGLGADCVSGGEVQRALEAGFAPNHVVFAGVGKSDAEINRALAADIFCFNAESVPELQVLNELAAAQGRTARVALRINPNVDAHTHAYITTGLEANKFGISLSDLAGVVDGLDSLPNVELIGLHAHIGSQITELHVFANLSRKLNELQTWLEDRGHQLPHLNVGGGLGIDYQHPDTNPIPDFGAYFGMFEQHLVRRPSQQVHVELGRAVVAQAGTLVSRVLYVKESQQTRFAILDAGMTELIRPALYGSHHHIENISSQLPALAYDVVGPICESSDTFAKAVQLAETRRGDLVAIRSAGAYGEVMSSSYNLREKAEALYR; encoded by the coding sequence ATGTCTTTTCAACTTCCGGCGGAGTTCAAGTCTCAGCCGACGCCCTTTTACTACTACGATCTAGCCTTGCTGGACCAAACGCTGGCCGCCCTGACGGCGGCAGCGCGGCCGGGCAACTTTCAGGTGCACTACGCGCTCAAAGCCAACTCCAACCTGCCCATTCTGCAGCGTATTCAGCAAGCAGGCCTAGGGGCCGACTGCGTAAGCGGCGGCGAAGTGCAGCGCGCTCTGGAGGCCGGCTTTGCGCCCAACCATGTGGTGTTTGCCGGGGTGGGCAAGTCTGATGCCGAAATCAACCGGGCACTGGCCGCCGATATCTTTTGCTTCAATGCCGAGTCGGTGCCGGAGCTGCAGGTGCTGAACGAGCTGGCCGCAGCCCAGGGCCGGACGGCGCGGGTAGCGTTGCGCATCAACCCCAACGTAGATGCCCATACGCACGCCTACATCACCACTGGCCTGGAAGCCAACAAGTTCGGCATCAGTTTGTCGGATTTGGCCGGCGTGGTAGATGGGCTAGACAGCCTCCCGAACGTGGAGCTGATTGGCCTGCACGCCCACATCGGCTCCCAGATTACGGAGCTGCATGTGTTTGCCAATCTCAGCCGCAAGCTCAATGAGCTGCAAACCTGGCTCGAAGACCGCGGCCATCAGTTGCCCCACCTCAACGTGGGCGGTGGCCTAGGCATTGACTACCAACACCCCGACACCAATCCCATTCCAGACTTCGGGGCGTATTTTGGGATGTTTGAACAGCACTTGGTGCGCCGACCCAGCCAGCAGGTACACGTGGAGCTGGGCCGCGCCGTAGTGGCGCAGGCTGGTACGCTGGTTAGCCGGGTACTCTACGTAAAGGAAAGCCAGCAGACGCGCTTTGCCATTCTGGATGCGGGCATGACCGAGCTAATCCGCCCGGCTCTCTACGGCAGCCATCACCATATCGAGAACATCAGCAGCCAGCTCCCGGCTCTGGCCTACGATGTAGTGGGCCCCATCTGCGAGTCATCAGACACCTTTGCCAAAGCCGTGCAGC
- a CDS encoding aspartate kinase, with translation MKVLKFGGTSVGSAQRMREVAELIHAPHLQRRIVVLSAMSGTTNALVEIAGLLFAGNVAAATANVETLRQRYHAVAQELLPEPAVADEAIEHLDQRFQSILDLTSAPLSADGERVILAQGELLSTLLVHRYVTRILGRPAVLLPALEFMRLDVDDEPDAAYIREHLASTLAPYAAEQLFITQGYICRSAQGHIDNLKRGGSDYSASLIGAAANAEEIQIWTDIDGLHNNDPRIVKGTYPIRELSFDEAAELAYFGAKILHPSSVLPARQHGIPVRLLNTMQPEAPGTLISAKTGAEAIKAVAAKDGITAINVKSSRMLLAHGFLRTIFEVFERYRTSIDMITTSEVAVSLTIDDATRLPLILDELQRFASVEVDENQTIICLVGNLEQDAHGAANQAFAALKDIAVRMISYGGSPNNISILVHTNDKTRALQALNAGLFQR, from the coding sequence ATGAAAGTTCTAAAGTTTGGCGGTACGTCCGTCGGGTCAGCGCAGCGGATGCGCGAAGTAGCCGAGCTGATTCATGCGCCGCACCTGCAGCGCCGCATTGTGGTGCTGTCGGCTATGTCGGGCACTACCAATGCGCTGGTGGAAATTGCGGGACTACTATTTGCTGGCAACGTGGCGGCGGCCACCGCCAACGTGGAGACCCTGCGCCAGCGCTACCACGCCGTAGCCCAGGAGCTGCTGCCCGAGCCTGCAGTTGCCGACGAAGCCATCGAGCACCTCGACCAGCGCTTTCAGTCCATTCTTGACCTGACCTCTGCCCCCCTCTCAGCAGATGGCGAACGGGTAATTCTGGCTCAGGGCGAGCTGCTGAGCACCTTGCTCGTGCACCGCTATGTTACGCGCATCTTGGGCCGCCCCGCCGTGCTGCTACCGGCGCTGGAGTTTATGCGCCTTGATGTGGATGATGAGCCTGATGCGGCTTACATCCGGGAGCACCTTGCCAGCACCTTAGCGCCTTATGCGGCCGAGCAGCTGTTTATCACGCAGGGCTACATTTGCCGCAGCGCCCAGGGCCACATTGATAACCTCAAGCGCGGGGGCTCCGACTACTCCGCCTCGCTGATTGGCGCGGCTGCTAACGCCGAGGAAATTCAGATCTGGACGGACATTGACGGGCTGCACAACAACGACCCGCGCATTGTGAAGGGTACCTACCCTATCCGGGAGCTGTCGTTTGATGAGGCGGCCGAGCTGGCCTACTTCGGCGCGAAGATTCTGCACCCCAGCTCCGTACTACCCGCTCGCCAACACGGCATTCCGGTGCGCCTGCTCAACACTATGCAGCCCGAAGCGCCCGGCACTCTGATTTCGGCTAAAACCGGCGCGGAAGCTATCAAGGCGGTGGCGGCCAAGGATGGTATTACGGCCATCAACGTGAAATCAAGCCGGATGCTGCTGGCCCACGGTTTCCTGCGCACCATCTTCGAGGTATTTGAGCGCTACCGCACCTCCATTGACATGATTACCACCTCGGAGGTGGCCGTGTCTCTGACCATCGACGATGCCACGCGCCTGCCCCTGATCTTAGATGAGCTGCAGCGCTTTGCTTCGGTGGAAGTAGATGAGAACCAGACCATCATTTGTTTGGTTGGCAACCTGGAGCAGGATGCCCACGGCGCTGCCAACCAGGCATTTGCGGCCCTCAAGGACATTGCCGTGCGCATGATCAGCTACGGCGGCTCACCCAACAACATCAGCATTCTGGTGCACACTAACGATAAAACCCGCGCCCTTCAGGCACTCAACGCTGGTTTGTTTCAGCGATAA
- a CDS encoding DUF5958 family protein: MFMDQLSPDAILNYAAQQQLSSAWAHRWFIDLPIEAQKSTLVLLNLFVQQSHPTPTMVQMAIAAQPPRPFTTPLALLKAHPFNLALTKILALPTPEYPNVFKALLAVFSIADTHRRTYTCQRQCSHEWHHLPPLLPQELE; this comes from the coding sequence ATGTTTATGGACCAGCTTTCCCCTGACGCTATTCTAAATTACGCTGCCCAGCAGCAGCTGTCAAGCGCATGGGCTCATCGATGGTTCATAGACTTACCCATAGAAGCACAGAAAAGCACTCTAGTGCTGTTGAACCTCTTTGTACAGCAAAGTCATCCTACTCCCACAATGGTGCAAATGGCCATAGCGGCTCAACCACCCAGACCATTCACTACCCCGTTAGCTTTGCTGAAAGCGCATCCTTTTAACCTAGCGCTTACCAAAATTCTTGCTTTACCCACACCTGAATATCCAAACGTTTTCAAAGCTCTGCTAGCCGTATTCAGCATTGCGGACACTCATCGCCGTACCTATACGTGCCAAAGGCAATGCTCTCATGAATGGCACCATCTTCCTCCCTTACTACCACAGGAACTTGAGTAA
- a CDS encoding M28 family peptidase, which produces MRRFTPFLLTLGLSAPAFAQNQPSTTPDPVITKMVQDISEKNLRSDIDKLVSFGTRHTLSDTKSKKRGIGAARNWVEDEFKKYSKANGGRLKVEQDTFTIKPDGRRINRPVVMANVMATLPGTDPTDKRVFIVSGHIDSRVSDVMNATADAPGANDDGSGTVAVMELARVMSQHQYPATIIFVAVQGEEQGLYGSTHLAKRAKAEGWNLVAMLNNDIMGNSSGHDPEMKDDTHLRVFSEGVPATETADEARVRRTLSSENDSPSRELARYSRLACKQYVPNHEVVLEYRPDRFLRGGDHTPFNQQGFTAVRFSEMNEDFRHQHQDLRTENGTEYGDYAKFMDFAYLRKNTGVNLATLASLALAPAAPENVGVLTAELTNRTQLKWEAPKAGEKPVGYYVLMRETSAPEWQQKFFVTDTKADLPHSKDNFIFGVVSVDAEGHESLPIIPKPVR; this is translated from the coding sequence ATGCGTCGTTTTACTCCGTTCCTGTTAACGCTGGGCCTCTCGGCCCCGGCTTTCGCCCAGAACCAACCAAGCACCACCCCCGACCCCGTCATCACGAAAATGGTGCAGGACATCTCCGAAAAGAACCTGCGCTCTGATATTGATAAGCTCGTGAGCTTCGGTACGCGCCACACCCTCTCCGACACCAAGAGCAAAAAGCGCGGCATTGGGGCGGCCCGCAATTGGGTGGAGGATGAGTTTAAAAAATACAGCAAAGCCAACGGCGGCCGCCTCAAAGTAGAACAGGACACCTTCACCATCAAGCCCGATGGCCGCCGCATCAACCGGCCCGTAGTGATGGCTAACGTAATGGCTACCCTGCCCGGCACCGACCCCACCGACAAGCGCGTGTTTATCGTGAGTGGCCACATCGACTCGCGGGTATCCGACGTGATGAATGCCACCGCCGATGCACCCGGTGCCAACGATGATGGCTCGGGCACCGTGGCTGTAATGGAGCTGGCTCGCGTGATGTCGCAACACCAGTACCCCGCCACCATCATCTTCGTGGCGGTGCAGGGCGAAGAGCAGGGCCTGTACGGCTCTACACACCTGGCCAAGCGCGCCAAGGCCGAGGGCTGGAATCTGGTGGCCATGCTTAACAACGATATCATGGGCAATTCCTCGGGCCACGACCCCGAGATGAAGGACGACACCCACCTGCGCGTGTTTAGTGAGGGCGTGCCCGCCACTGAAACCGCCGATGAGGCCCGCGTGCGTCGCACTCTTTCTTCCGAAAACGACTCACCTTCCCGGGAACTGGCCCGCTACTCGCGCCTGGCCTGCAAGCAGTATGTCCCCAACCACGAGGTAGTGCTGGAGTATCGCCCTGACCGCTTCCTGCGCGGCGGTGACCATACGCCCTTCAACCAGCAGGGCTTTACGGCGGTGCGCTTCTCGGAAATGAATGAGGACTTCCGCCACCAGCACCAGGATTTGCGCACCGAAAACGGTACCGAGTACGGCGACTACGCCAAGTTCATGGACTTCGCCTACCTGCGCAAAAACACCGGCGTGAACCTGGCCACCCTGGCTAGCCTGGCCCTGGCCCCCGCCGCCCCCGAGAATGTAGGCGTGCTCACCGCCGAACTAACCAACCGCACCCAGCTCAAGTGGGAAGCCCCCAAAGCCGGCGAAAAGCCCGTGGGTTACTATGTACTGATGCGTGAAACCAGCGCCCCGGAGTGGCAGCAGAAGTTTTTTGTAACCGACACCAAGGCCGACCTACCCCACAGCAAGGATAACTTCATCTTTGGAGTGGTATCTGTAGATGCAGAAGGTCATGAAAGCCTGCCAATAATACCTAAGCCGGTGCGCTAG
- a CDS encoding beta-ketoacyl synthase N-terminal-like domain-containing protein, with translation MTNSLPPQELIVIRGRGRVSALGQSLDGLSAASPFTPRQLGLHSIPVAALPTAAEAAVQELRRSQPAYRQLDRTVLLGLLAARQASAAAGWPTSSGIPAPGNQQPATSNQLAVSIGSSRGATGRLEEFHAEFLREGSVPVPASPLTTLGNVASWVAYDAGSTGGASLSHSSTCSSAFQALGNATAWLRAGMATRFLAGGTEAPLTAFTLAQMQAIGIYSPFAAADFPCRPGAGKPSTFVLGEGAAVFALEKISTASLAEQPHQPVAVLEGVGFGFEAIGSKTGLSADGQHFQQAMRSALGQAGCDLAEVDAVVLHSPGTPAGDAAERAALRTVFGDELPLLLSNKWLIGHTLGASAALSLDFALHVLETQQWPTPPFPTDLALVSGVRPLRRILVNAAGFGGNAASVVVALQ, from the coding sequence ATGACTAATTCACTTCCGCCCCAGGAGCTCATCGTCATTCGGGGGCGCGGACGCGTGTCGGCGCTAGGCCAGTCGCTGGATGGGCTAAGTGCCGCCTCTCCCTTTACCCCGCGCCAGCTTGGCTTACACAGTATACCCGTAGCGGCATTGCCCACCGCCGCAGAAGCGGCGGTTCAGGAGCTTCGCCGCAGCCAACCCGCCTACCGCCAACTCGACCGCACCGTGCTGCTAGGCCTGCTGGCAGCCCGGCAAGCTAGTGCTGCCGCTGGCTGGCCCACTTCTTCCGGAATTCCAGCCCCTGGCAATCAGCAACCAGCAACCAGCAACCAGTTAGCCGTTAGCATAGGCAGCAGCCGGGGCGCTACGGGCCGGCTAGAGGAGTTCCATGCGGAGTTTCTGCGGGAAGGCTCCGTACCCGTGCCCGCATCGCCCCTCACCACTTTGGGCAACGTGGCTAGCTGGGTGGCCTACGATGCGGGTAGCACCGGTGGCGCCAGCCTCAGCCACTCCAGCACTTGTAGCAGTGCCTTTCAAGCCCTAGGGAATGCCACAGCCTGGCTGCGGGCGGGCATGGCCACGCGGTTTCTGGCCGGCGGCACCGAGGCTCCTCTCACCGCTTTCACTCTGGCCCAAATGCAGGCCATCGGTATCTACTCGCCCTTTGCCGCCGCCGATTTTCCCTGCCGGCCGGGGGCGGGCAAGCCATCTACGTTTGTGCTGGGAGAAGGGGCCGCCGTATTTGCGCTAGAGAAAATATCTACTGCCAGCTTGGCTGAGCAGCCCCACCAGCCGGTGGCGGTGCTGGAAGGTGTGGGCTTCGGCTTTGAGGCTATTGGCAGCAAAACCGGCCTTTCCGCTGATGGCCAGCACTTTCAGCAAGCCATGCGCAGTGCGTTAGGCCAAGCTGGCTGCGACTTGGCTGAGGTAGACGCCGTGGTGCTGCACAGCCCCGGTACGCCAGCCGGCGACGCGGCGGAGCGGGCTGCTCTGCGGACAGTGTTTGGGGATGAGCTGCCGCTTCTGCTGTCTAACAAGTGGCTGATTGGGCATACGCTGGGGGCTTCTGCGGCATTGAGCCTCGACTTTGCCCTGCACGTGCTGGAAACCCAGCAGTGGCCTACACCACCTTTCCCCACCGATTTAGCTTTGGTATCGGGGGTCAGGCCGCTCCGCCGCATTCTGGTAAATGCGGCTGGGTTTGGTGGTAATGCGGCTAGCGTAGTGGTGGCGCTGCAGTAG